A part of Amycolatopsis lurida genomic DNA contains:
- a CDS encoding ABC transporter ATP-binding protein — MSLSVRDLTVHYGSFAAVKDAGLDIADGEVLALLGPSGSGKSTLLRAITGLEPLTSGTVRWDGEDLSGVPVHRREFGLVFQDGQLFPHKDVAANIAFGLRMHDVPRAEHAERIRALLDLVGLAGYERRRVTELSGGQAQRVALARALAPEPRLLLLDEPLSGLDAGLREQLAIDLAALLRRSKITALLVTHDQEEAFTLADRVAVLDDGEIRQEGAVRRVWRQPVDEDVARFLGVTTFVDGEASGGTVRTVLGEVTLPDVEDGAVRLGLRPHGLRVAPEGVEGEVVAVVHRREHVRLVIAPGGDLSTVDAVAPVTADLRPGDTVRLALDPDGVARLPQFGT, encoded by the coding sequence GTGTCGCTGTCGGTACGGGATCTGACCGTCCACTATGGATCCTTCGCGGCGGTGAAGGACGCCGGGCTGGACATCGCCGACGGCGAGGTGCTGGCGCTGCTGGGCCCGTCCGGTTCGGGGAAGTCGACCTTGCTGCGGGCGATCACCGGCTTGGAGCCGCTGACGTCGGGCACCGTGCGGTGGGACGGCGAGGACCTCTCCGGTGTCCCGGTGCACCGGCGGGAGTTCGGGCTGGTGTTCCAGGACGGGCAGCTGTTCCCGCACAAGGACGTCGCCGCCAACATCGCGTTCGGGCTGCGGATGCACGACGTCCCCCGCGCCGAGCACGCCGAACGGATCCGGGCGCTGCTCGATCTGGTGGGGCTGGCCGGTTACGAGCGGCGGAGGGTGACCGAGCTGTCCGGCGGGCAGGCCCAGCGGGTGGCGCTGGCCCGCGCGCTGGCACCCGAACCGCGGCTGCTGCTGCTGGACGAGCCGCTGTCCGGTTTGGACGCCGGGCTGCGGGAACAACTGGCGATCGACCTCGCGGCCCTGCTGCGGCGCAGCAAGATCACCGCGCTCCTGGTCACGCACGATCAGGAGGAGGCGTTCACGCTCGCCGACCGCGTCGCCGTGCTCGACGACGGGGAGATCCGGCAGGAGGGCGCGGTGCGCCGCGTCTGGCGGCAGCCGGTGGACGAGGACGTCGCACGGTTCCTCGGCGTGACCACCTTCGTCGACGGCGAGGCGTCGGGAGGGACGGTGCGGACCGTGCTCGGCGAGGTCACGCTGCCCGACGTCGAGGACGGCGCGGTGCGGCTGGGCCTGAGGCCGCACGGTCTGCGGGTGGCTCCGGAGGGTGTCGAGGGCGAGGTCGTCGCAGTGGTGCACCGGCGGGAGCACGTGCGGCTCGTGATCGCCCCCGGCGGCGATCTGTCCACTGTGGACGCGGTCGCGCCGGTCACCGCCGATCTGCGCCCCGGTGACACCGTGCGGCTCGCCCTGGACCCGGACGGCGTCGCCCGGCTCCCGCAATTCGGCACCTGA
- a CDS encoding ABC transporter permease codes for MTHALAAAPAARTGQDSVGLLRLYRAELRWIFRRPRTLAVLGLLALIPVIIGVALTLVDPAETSGGGGGDGDGALLASAVSNGFILPVAALTMTLGLLLPLASAMAGADAIAGEAAHGTLRGWLIAPVGRGRLLAIKAFGVATVSTIAVLAMTFTGFVTGLVISGTDSMFTLTGSTLSVWDALGRILLVAAWVVLQLWAVGAVALAISAFTEHPMLVVASVLAGTIVFTILGFLDAVSWLHPFLLNENWTQAPASVLMDPVDTAMLGEGALRAACYIAIGLSIAYARLTTRDG; via the coding sequence GTGACCCACGCTCTGGCCGCGGCACCCGCGGCACGGACCGGGCAGGACAGTGTCGGCCTGCTCCGGTTGTACCGCGCCGAACTGCGCTGGATCTTCCGGCGGCCCCGTACGCTCGCCGTACTGGGCCTGCTCGCGCTGATCCCGGTGATCATCGGGGTCGCGCTGACACTCGTCGACCCGGCGGAGACGAGCGGCGGCGGTGGCGGCGATGGGGACGGCGCGCTGCTCGCGTCCGCGGTCAGCAACGGGTTCATCCTGCCGGTCGCCGCGCTGACCATGACGCTGGGGCTGCTGCTCCCGCTCGCTTCGGCGATGGCCGGGGCGGACGCGATCGCCGGCGAGGCGGCCCACGGGACGCTGCGCGGCTGGCTGATCGCGCCGGTCGGCCGGGGCAGGCTGCTCGCGATCAAGGCGTTCGGCGTCGCGACGGTTTCGACGATCGCCGTGCTGGCCATGACGTTCACCGGTTTCGTCACCGGACTGGTCATCAGCGGCACCGACTCGATGTTCACCCTCACCGGCTCGACGCTGAGCGTCTGGGACGCGCTGGGCCGCATCCTGCTCGTGGCCGCGTGGGTGGTCCTGCAACTGTGGGCGGTCGGCGCGGTCGCGCTGGCGATCTCGGCGTTCACCGAACATCCGATGCTGGTCGTCGCCTCGGTGCTGGCCGGGACGATCGTGTTCACCATCCTCGGCTTCCTGGACGCGGTCTCCTGGCTGCATCCGTTCCTGCTCAACGAGAACTGGACGCAGGCGCCCGCCTCGGTGCTGATGGACCCGGTGGACACCGCGATGCTCGGCGAAGGCGCGCTGCGCGCCGCCTGCTACATCGCCATCGGGCTCTCGATCGCCTACGCGCGCCTGACCACCCGGGACGGCTGA
- a CDS encoding ABC transporter ATP-binding protein has product MTTTFEAGADASQEASAPAVPMAARTRGLRKVYGRTVAVDHVDLDVPEGAVLGMLGPNGSGKTTTIRMLLGLVRPTEGEVELFGKRMPDEAAHALPDVGALVEGPGFHPFLSGRENLLRVAAAEPRLASAGIPGAVDAALERVGLTGAATRRYKGYSLGMKQRMGLASALLVPRRMVVLDEPTNGLDPAGTREIRRIIGELHADGVTVLVSSHLLAEVEATCTHVAVLQSGNVIAQGELSELLESGNAALLVRTPDAELAVETLRENRIGSRLTPDGVRVDLTAAEAPDVLRHLVTAGVAVHEAARARTGLEDLFARLTQPESTVDGEGES; this is encoded by the coding sequence GTGACCACCACGTTCGAAGCCGGAGCGGACGCTTCTCAGGAGGCGTCCGCTCCGGCGGTACCCATGGCGGCCCGCACCCGGGGCCTGCGCAAGGTCTACGGCCGCACGGTGGCCGTGGACCACGTCGATCTCGACGTTCCCGAAGGCGCCGTGCTGGGGATGCTCGGCCCCAACGGCTCGGGCAAGACGACGACCATCCGGATGCTGCTCGGTCTCGTGCGGCCGACCGAGGGCGAGGTCGAACTCTTCGGCAAACGGATGCCCGACGAGGCGGCGCACGCGTTGCCCGACGTCGGCGCGCTGGTCGAAGGGCCGGGCTTCCACCCTTTTCTCTCCGGGCGGGAGAACCTGCTGCGCGTGGCCGCGGCCGAACCGCGGCTGGCCTCGGCGGGAATCCCCGGAGCGGTCGACGCGGCCCTTGAGCGCGTCGGCCTGACCGGCGCCGCCACCCGGCGCTACAAGGGCTATTCGCTGGGGATGAAGCAGCGGATGGGCCTGGCGAGCGCGCTGCTCGTGCCGAGGCGGATGGTCGTGCTCGACGAGCCGACGAACGGCCTCGACCCGGCGGGCACCAGGGAGATCCGCCGGATCATCGGCGAACTGCACGCCGACGGCGTCACCGTGCTGGTGTCGTCGCATCTGCTGGCGGAGGTCGAGGCGACCTGCACGCACGTCGCGGTGCTCCAGTCCGGGAACGTGATCGCCCAGGGCGAGCTCTCGGAACTGCTGGAGTCGGGGAACGCGGCGCTGCTGGTGCGGACGCCGGACGCCGAACTCGCGGTGGAGACGTTGCGGGAGAACAGGATCGGCAGCAGGCTCACGCCCGACGGCGTCCGTGTCGACCTGACCGCCGCCGAAGCCCCCGACGTGCTGCGTCATCTGGTGACGGCCGGGGTGGCCGTGCACGAGGCGGCGAGGGCGCGGACCGGACTCGAAGACCTGTTCGCCCGGCTGACCCAGCCGGAGTCCACTGTAGACGGTGAGGGCGAGTCGTGA
- a CDS encoding LolA family protein — translation MDPKRKAITAAVVGTALGVGGLVVVAMPATAGDAPVLPQVSAEELVQSTLNAKPPAFDGKVKVSNDLGLPQVGGAMPGVSALDVDSAQVSTDGAGKSKISLTEGSSQQTIVRNGQTVWEYNSKDNSATKITVPAELAKEHQDKAEAVDPATVASELLGKVRESSTIAVDGTASVANRAAYELVLTPKPTERTLLREIRVAIDEQTRMPLRVTVLANGTSAPAFEASFSEINFAAQPASNFEFTPPKGAKVTEKTAEVDPKNRELAEQAKSEIKVVGDGWDTAITGKIPADALAKAGEAKDEQGRQVDPKALLSRFAKPVSGAWGSGWLVTTKVGSGVLTDDGRYAAGAVPEQVLFEALAAK, via the coding sequence ATGGATCCGAAGAGGAAGGCCATCACCGCGGCGGTGGTGGGGACGGCGCTCGGCGTCGGCGGGCTCGTCGTCGTCGCGATGCCGGCCACCGCGGGCGACGCGCCCGTCTTGCCGCAGGTCAGCGCCGAAGAGCTGGTGCAGTCGACGCTCAACGCGAAGCCGCCGGCGTTCGACGGGAAGGTCAAGGTCAGCAACGACCTCGGCCTGCCGCAGGTCGGCGGCGCCATGCCCGGCGTCTCGGCGCTCGACGTCGACTCGGCGCAGGTGTCGACCGACGGCGCGGGCAAGAGCAAGATCTCGCTCACCGAGGGCTCCAGCCAGCAGACCATCGTCCGGAACGGCCAGACCGTCTGGGAGTACAACTCCAAGGACAACTCGGCCACCAAGATCACCGTCCCGGCCGAGCTGGCCAAGGAGCACCAGGACAAGGCCGAGGCCGTCGACCCGGCCACGGTCGCCTCCGAACTGCTCGGCAAGGTGCGCGAGAGCAGCACGATCGCCGTCGACGGGACGGCCTCGGTGGCGAACCGGGCCGCGTACGAACTGGTGCTGACCCCGAAGCCGACCGAGCGGACCCTCCTGCGCGAGATCCGCGTCGCGATCGACGAGCAGACCCGGATGCCGCTGCGGGTCACGGTGCTGGCCAACGGCACGTCCGCCCCGGCGTTCGAGGCTTCGTTCAGCGAGATCAACTTCGCGGCGCAGCCCGCGTCGAACTTCGAGTTCACCCCGCCCAAGGGCGCGAAGGTGACCGAGAAGACCGCCGAGGTCGACCCGAAGAACCGTGAGCTCGCCGAGCAGGCGAAGTCCGAGATCAAGGTCGTCGGCGACGGCTGGGACACCGCGATCACCGGCAAGATCCCGGCCGACGCGCTCGCGAAGGCCGGCGAGGCCAAGGACGAGCAGGGCCGCCAGGTCGACCCGAAGGCGCTGCTTTCGCGGTTCGCCAAGCCGGTCAGCGGTGCCTGGGGCAGCGGCTGGCTGGTGACCACCAAGGTCGGCAGCGGCGTGCTGACCGACGACGGCCGCTACGCCGCCGGCGCGGTGCCGGAGCAGGTCCTCTTCGAGGCTTTGGCCGCGAAGTGA
- a CDS encoding response regulator transcription factor, with protein MMRDVKPRVLVVDDEPGVRKALQRGLRAEDMDVVTAADGPSGLRLAQTGSFDVVLLDIMLPGLSGYRVLERLRALGVTTPVLMISAKDGEVDQADGLDLGADGYLVKPFSFVVLVAQVRAVLRRTSPDAIRGPLRIGALEVDRSLRQVRYDGVEVAFSPREFALLEVLAGRAGTVVTKDELLRAVWGDEQAATRNVVEVYVGYVRRKLDAVGAGALVRTVRGHGYLASDPQLDEVIAPAGQG; from the coding sequence ATGATGAGGGACGTGAAACCTCGAGTACTGGTGGTCGACGACGAGCCCGGCGTGCGCAAGGCGTTGCAGCGGGGGCTGCGCGCCGAGGACATGGACGTGGTCACGGCGGCCGACGGGCCCAGCGGCCTGCGGCTCGCGCAGACGGGCTCCTTCGACGTCGTCCTGCTCGACATCATGCTCCCCGGTCTTTCCGGCTACCGCGTGCTCGAACGCCTGCGCGCGCTCGGCGTCACCACGCCGGTGCTGATGATCTCCGCGAAGGACGGCGAGGTCGACCAGGCGGACGGCCTCGACCTCGGCGCCGACGGCTACCTCGTGAAACCGTTCTCGTTCGTCGTCCTGGTCGCGCAGGTGCGCGCGGTGCTGCGGCGGACCTCGCCGGACGCCATCCGCGGGCCGCTGCGCATCGGCGCGCTCGAAGTCGACCGGAGCCTGCGGCAAGTCCGCTACGACGGCGTCGAAGTGGCGTTCAGCCCCCGCGAGTTCGCGTTGCTGGAGGTGCTGGCCGGCCGGGCGGGAACGGTCGTCACCAAGGACGAGCTGCTGCGCGCCGTCTGGGGTGACGAGCAGGCCGCGACCCGGAACGTCGTCGAGGTCTACGTCGGTTACGTGCGCCGCAAACTCGACGCGGTCGGTGCCGGCGCGCTGGTCCGGACCGTGCGCGGACACGGTTACCTGGCATCGGACCCGCAGCTCGACGAAGTGATCGCCCCGGCGGGACAGGGGTGA
- a CDS encoding ATP-binding protein yields MIGSPSWWRRRSLQVRITLLTATVTLGFLLGLAAVAGDNLQPLLIGSVDDELSTQLDTAKADVSAGRVPSGSAVTVRVLDTAGGPADGLPPANLGPADVRALKAGEPVTTGGEHSWRWAGTVVTAPDGQQRLVVAGAGLVGFATAVHSGGLWLFVVASVGAVGAGIATWLLVRFALRPVARMRGSVRALPPGARLPLPDSHDELRALAEEFNALLARQEEGAERLRRFTGDAAHELRSPVASIRVQAEVAVANPDPDLSQETLSDILEEAERLSALLDGLLALARSDAGEVPPAEPVELVSEVRAAVARMPAGAPEIRVSGTVGAAWALATHAEVELVLSNLLRNACRYARGQIVVSVLAARSTVRVVVDDDGPGIEPEHRERVFDRFYRVSDSRARSSGGTGLGLAMVAEAVRRRGGRVRVGESPDGGARFQVVWQAARPQ; encoded by the coding sequence GTGATCGGCTCGCCGTCTTGGTGGCGCCGCCGTTCGCTCCAGGTCCGGATCACCCTGCTCACGGCCACGGTCACGCTCGGCTTCCTGCTCGGGCTGGCGGCGGTCGCGGGGGACAACCTTCAGCCGCTGCTCATCGGCTCGGTCGATGACGAGCTGAGTACCCAGCTGGACACCGCGAAGGCCGACGTCTCCGCGGGACGGGTGCCGTCGGGATCGGCGGTCACCGTCCGCGTCCTCGACACCGCCGGCGGCCCGGCGGACGGCCTCCCGCCCGCGAACCTCGGCCCCGCGGACGTCCGCGCGCTGAAGGCGGGCGAACCGGTCACGACCGGCGGTGAGCACAGCTGGCGCTGGGCGGGCACCGTGGTCACCGCCCCCGACGGGCAGCAACGGCTCGTCGTCGCGGGCGCGGGTCTGGTCGGCTTCGCGACCGCTGTGCACTCCGGCGGGCTGTGGCTGTTCGTGGTCGCGTCCGTCGGCGCGGTGGGCGCCGGGATCGCGACATGGCTGCTGGTGCGGTTCGCCCTGCGGCCGGTGGCGCGGATGCGCGGGTCGGTGCGGGCGCTCCCGCCGGGCGCGCGGCTCCCGCTCCCGGATTCGCACGACGAACTCCGCGCGCTGGCCGAGGAGTTCAACGCGTTGCTGGCGCGACAGGAAGAAGGTGCCGAACGGCTTCGCCGGTTCACCGGGGACGCCGCGCACGAGCTGCGGTCGCCCGTCGCGTCGATTCGCGTGCAGGCCGAGGTCGCGGTCGCCAACCCCGATCCCGACCTGTCACAGGAGACCCTTTCCGACATCCTGGAGGAGGCGGAACGGCTCTCCGCGCTGCTCGACGGGCTGCTGGCGCTGGCGAGGTCGGACGCGGGGGAGGTCCCGCCCGCGGAACCCGTCGAGCTGGTGAGCGAGGTACGGGCCGCGGTCGCGCGGATGCCCGCCGGCGCGCCGGAGATCCGGGTGAGCGGGACGGTCGGGGCCGCATGGGCGCTGGCCACGCACGCCGAGGTCGAACTGGTGCTGAGCAATCTGCTGCGCAACGCCTGCCGGTACGCGCGGGGGCAGATCGTGGTGTCGGTGCTCGCGGCGCGGTCCACCGTGCGGGTGGTGGTCGACGACGACGGGCCGGGTATCGAGCCGGAGCACCGCGAGCGGGTGTTCGACCGGTTCTACCGCGTGTCCGATTCGCGGGCCCGGTCGTCCGGCGGCACCGGGCTGGGGCTGGCGATGGTCGCCGAGGCCGTCCGGCGCCGAGGAGGCCGCGTCCGCGTCGGTGAGTCACCCGATGGCGGGGCGCGTTTCCAGGTCGTCTGGCAGGCGGCGCGGCCTCAGTAG